The genomic window ACGcctaaaatacaaaattatagAGTAGTAATTTTAGAGAAAGTTATCGTGATAGAGTCATCATAAAAACAAAGTAAATATGACAATCATAatctttaaaataaattttttactatATGCTATAAATATAAGGGTTTAACATATATTTaagaatatattttataattaaaaatttaattttgatgcactaaaACCGTTTTACACCTACATCATTCAATCACATAATgtcacattaataaaaataactactttttacgTTCAAGCGATGAATAATTATTAAAAGAACGATTGTGATTGCACGACTGtgtaatacattaaaattaaactcttataaTTAATTCTTATATTTTTACTGTGATAAAAAGACTAACTTAAAATTAGGAGATTCGGTTTGGTATTCTGGTGTAGTGGTGTTATAAATTTATGTTCCATGACTAAAAAAAGTAACCCTAGTATCGTCTCCAAGGCATACACTCATGTCACATAGGTTTTCTTGGTTGCCTTAGCTTATATATTACAACATGTAATCATGTAAAAAGGGACCACAAACACATCCCCTATTTATCTATCTTTGGTTCAAATGATTCTGTTACCTATATTGATACTACATTATATAAGCTTCCCATATATCTTCCATAGCTGTGTGATTGATTCATTCTATAGACTGGTCccaatgtcttttttttttttctggctcCGAAATTATTTAACCGGAAATTGTGACTTCACACAAATGATTAAAGAGAAAATATTCAGTTTGGTCTTTGAAGTTACACtcgaattttaatttagtttttgaaatttcaattgtttcaatttagtttctaaaTTTTTCAAAGTTTAATCACGTTAGTCCCGCGGTGATTTCTGTCACAGAGTCCATTGAaaattttagagactaaattgaggtaaattaaaattttaaagactaaATTGAGACACAGAACTAAGTATTTTCTCATTATTAAATGCTACTCAACTTGATGGAAAGAAATCATTATGAACTTTCATAATAACACAAATTTGTAACCATACAATCAACTTATTCCGTTTTAACTATTTTCATGTTGTGTATTATATATCTCAGTAATCACTAATTAATAGGCAAATTTGTTTTAAATTCTTAATAGAAAAAGGAAGAGTTTGGCTGCTTCATACACTTTTGGTAGAACACAAGTCTGTAGTTTCTTTTGCTAAAAGTATCCCAAAAAACTATATATCCTTTACTTAAAAAGTTATTGTTTCTTGataatgatttaaaattttaatccaGTAATTAGCAATTTGTGCCTTTGTTGTTTGATGCTCATACTAGTTTCTCATGCATCTTTTGGAAGAGAATTTTTTGTATGCTTTGAAAGCAAATTAGAACAACTCACAATCATAGCACATTTTTAAATGCTTTAATAATGCCATGCCAATAATGGCCTCGTCCTAACATATATACTAGGCTTCAATTCATTTCTATAAACTTCAAATAATTGAATATAGCATGGTGAGTTGGTGACTGACACGATAACATGATTCTGGGttaaaataattttaactaataatATCTCTAATAAATAAACAAGGTGAATTCTACCCAacccctctaaaataacatgtaaattACCTTTTATGATGTGTCACATTTTAATTGGTCATTACTTAACTATagttgggttattttgtaatttattatttgagatgggtAATTGTAAAGTCGGTGCTGACTATACTGGGGAAGAACGAAGAAGTTACAAGCCATGGGAATTCAACGACTCGTTAAGGAATGATGCACTATAGAAAGAGATTGCATGAAAGGCGGgtagaattttaatattttaagaaattatacaattacccatctcaaataataaattacaaaataacccaactATAGTTAAGATAATAACCAATTAAAGTGTGATACATCGTGAatggtaacttacatgttattttagagggggtAAGGTAGAATTCACCAATAAACAATTATtttgaaactaaattaaacttgCAATCCGTTATGTTGTAAGATTCAGTTTCTGCCCAAAATTTAACAGATTCCCTCTTTTATTATTCATGAATCATGATGATGTCCCTCTTATTACATAGTTTTATTATTTCACACTGAAGAGAGGGAACTGTTCTTTCAATTTTGAAGTTATCCTTTTCCGCAGGGggatttgaaaaatccaaaatacTAAGATATTGTATTTGTGAGTGTCTTTATATTTATACCCTGAAATATAATTACTAGACAGATTTATAAATAAGTGTTTAGCagcatttatttttttaatttcgaGTTGGTTTTTAGAAATAATGACTGAATGATTAGAGGAGGTCTACATCATATATAGAGTATAATAATATCGTTTAATTCATATAGTCATTCTATttaataagataagattttattgttattgttttaaaaataaacacaattttatttgacaatataAGTTTTAGGAAATGGAACGTCTCTTTAGttttaaaaatagaataatataaaatattaaaaataaaaatatgttaatttttaatatctttataTTTATGTAATATTTGTTAAACATATAATTTTgtgttttatatttatattttagtatCCTATACttgtaaataaatatatattaataattactTTAATTAAATTCATGGTAGGGCCATAATGTGGCAACCCATCCTAAACAACAAGAGGGCACAATTATAGTAGCTAGAATctcgatttaactcttaaaattttTCGATATTACGATTTTAAATGAGTTTATCGATTTTACGAAATTTGTACTAAATCTGACGATTTTACGATTTAAATCTTATTAAGATTTTacgtttgatttacttttccgaTTTCACGTAAAATTTCGATTTTCACTACCTTACATATTTTTACATAATAATATAAAGCTTTTCTTCTTTTAGAAtagaatatatacaaattaaaagagaCACCAAAAAAGAATGCAAATTAAAAGGCTACGCTTTAAATTTTCCATCTTTCAAGAAAAACCATTATTAAgtatggaaaaaaaaaatattgaatagtGGCAGTGGCCCCCCATCCCTTGTTCATGCAAATCATCCAAAAATATTATAAGAGACAGGAATGGGGCACCCACTTAGTATAGACTCATTAATTTACTCACCCCCCATTTTAATTTCTGtcgtatatatgattatatatgTAAATGATATTGTTGCTCACAATATTCTTTGCATAaataaaccccaaaaatataNNNNNNNNNNNNNNNNNNNNNNNGACAAAgatataataataatgataataacaataataaacaaTAATTGTTTTGAAACGTGAATATAATAATCTATAGATGTATTCTTTTACTCTAGGCAAAATTAAAACCTGCCAAAAAGGCTATGGTAATAAATAATTGGTTCATGCAAAGGAACAAATTAAATTTATGTAGCTTTGCATAGTAATTTGATTTTGTTTCTCTTATAGGAATGAttgaaaacaaagagaaaagcaaTGCAGAAGCATATCAGGAGGAATATGAAGTTTCTTTAGGAAATTATTCTTGAATCCAAAAATAGGAATAGACATAGTTcacataattaataatttaatattgtaACAACTTTGAGACCCACATTACTTTTAATTTCCATTCAAGTAATCACATTATTTTAGCACatataattagtatttttattcgtaataatattataaaaatatatttttttaaattatgtcaattttattttgatattataGATTATGgtacaaaaaattataaaattaaactaCTTTTATAAAAAAGTTATATGAAGTCTCATTAGTTAAGAAGATTAGAATCTccatacataaaaaaaaattaaataataagaattttagtCATTATTTTCATgtaaaagagtttaattttttactaataattaattttaatatttgttatctaaaatttgaaagaatttaGCGTGTATATTTTTACATTTGATTAAGTATTAAGTCNNNNNNNNNNNNNNNNNNNNNNNNNNNNNNNNNNNNNNaatgtgacacattttggttattgaattagttagtaatatataatatataatatagttatatttcaattttaatattttaattttaatttaatttgaatgtaATTAGAGAATGTCATATTGTACATTTGATTGTTAAATTTGTAATTAGTTATTGATAATAATACATAATAGAGATAAAGCGGTGAAATAATAGAAGAGATAAAGAAATGAAAGGAGAGGAGTGAAGAACTCTttagtatttaattttaattgtaataAGAGAATGACATGTATGTggtatatttttgttgtaaaattagtaatgtataataaataatagattaaatttttgaggcaaacattgagaTTATATCATGTGTTGGCAGTCCAATAAATAAATGTGTGTCCACATTTAAATAGTGGCTACTTAAAGTGTGAATTAGTGCTATTTCTGGTTCTGCTTTGTGTGTGTCTATATCGTCCCATGCACTGCcataaacatgaataaaattgaAGCTTATTAGGAAAAGGTACAGACACATTTCAGCAATAATGGATGCAATGCAAATTCCATTCTTACCACTATGGACAAAGTGACAAGCAAGGggttattattgttatatatatgtaATGAATAATGATGTATGTAACGCAaatatattgttattattattatccagTAGTGGAATATAATACTTAATCCTCTCATTACATTATGGATTATGTTACTTCATTCAAAGTGTAAAATGAGAGTACCCACTGAAATTGAAATAACCCAAAGATCACGGCACATACTAGCTAGCATGTACTCTATTGCACGTTTTTGGCAGAAATAATTATGGATTTTCTGAAGGAAGCAGATAGATTCCACCGCTAAACAGTTAAACATATCAATGCCTTGTACTACACTATTAATTATTAGCTTCAATGGTTTTCGATCAATGAAATAAGTGTGCTTCGGCAAAataatttgattatttttattttttttgtttgtccACGGTATCTCCCAACTCGACAGGTCAAGGATTAATCTATCGTGAATCAGAACTCCATTTAAGAGTCTGCCGTTGGCCAATaaattgctgcatgcacaagacaGGATTCGAatccccgacacttgcttaagtagACGAGTGGGTTggttgattatttttattttgtgattttcttGATGCacctaaaatttaaataaaaaaggacCCATGCCAATATTTTTTCCCTTCATATCATATAGAAATAATTgtgttttatttttgttacaCTTTCAATGAAAATTGTGAGATAAAAAACAAAGCTATTTTTTGTTACAATAAAAACTAaactcttttatttttagttttagtcCAAACATAATTGGGCCACCTCGACAATAAAGTTGAAAGCATAAATTGGGCCACCAGATCAAATAAACAGATATACCCATGCAATATACGGTGACTTCTAATGCTAAAAAAGttaaaaaggaaagagagaaagaaaagaaaattgtaaatATTAGTAGATATGGTggcaaattcaaaaatataaaatttgtttTGGACTTTTGGGACAGATTTTGAATTGAGTTATGTtagtgtacactaaaatcagtcatcaaagtcagtcactaatataaaatacatgttgaaatataaatacacattgaaattaaattaaaccacacatgtatttatacacaaatacattggtggctgattttagtgactgattttggtgtacaaatagcattatactacgtgtacactaaaattagccactaaagtcagccaccagtataaaatacatattgaaatataaatacacattgaaaataaattaaaccacaagtgtattaataaattatttgtaCTGTTATGGGAAACTCCATAAAATAGAATAGTTTGCCATGCATCTTTATGGATTTCAATGGCATCCAATTATTTATGAAGACTTTGCCATTATTCaatattgaaaaatgaatatcttcatcaccatcatcatcattattattaatgTATATATGCTTGACTCCATTATTAATGTTTTCAGTCCGTTCATCATCATTATTCCAACAACAAGAAGTAATTAAAGAAGCCTATCTAGTAGGATcagcattgaaaaaaaataaatgggaAGTGCTAATAATACTATGTATATATTTGATTATGATCAGCACACTGCTTTGGAAGCCCAATAAATAGATCAGTCTCCACCTCCAAAGTGTGATGAGTTGTTTCTGTTGCTTCCTCTTCTCTGTGCTTCGATGGTTTTTCCATGCACTGCCATCAACAATATAATTTAGTAGAAATGATATAATAGTTTATGAGATATATTAATAAGGAGATATAGCTAACACTTGTGACAAAATAATCCTGTGTTCTTGATTGCACTCATTTTATGTTACACAATATTTTTCACAGTTTTTAATTGTAGTATATAGAAAAAGGAAACTATATATACCTGTTTAATAACTTCAAAAGTGAGAATCCCACCTATAAATAGGATCCAAAAGTCCCtgtatataaatacaaaaatactattcgtatactaaaattagctacttaatttattttcaatatatattttatattaaatgactttagtggttgattttagtaTCTAAGTATAAACAGCTGATTCAATTTGATGCACGTGTCATGCAGACCTAGTTGTATATGTATTATATGCTAATATAATAGCCttttattttgtggttttaaTTTGGTGCAGTGCTGTAACTTATCAAAATCATTAATCATATACACTGATTAGTAAAGGATCTCACCATTGCACTTAATCGGGCATTTTCTTTGAGCAAGTTTCTCTCCTGAAAAATATGCGAGGCATTAATCTGCCAagtctatatatatatttagtaactaaggtagtgtttgttttgaggtattgggaCAAAGACTGAAAGATTGagactcagtattatgtttgttgacttagagattggtactaaaatttctgtctctgtccctaaaatttcaatatttcagtacctccaaaaagtgaggACACAAGggattgaaattttaaaaaacagagactgaaactttaataacattttatacctaaaatacgctgatttcaattaattaattctaattttaccttttgtacaaattaaattagaattttattcttgttttaatttctgtctcccactttacaccaaacagaatactaaaatttatttctgtCTCTGTGTTttagtctctgtctcttagtctctgtctctcagtctctgtctttcaatctctatctctccaccaaacgctaccaaGAGTTTCCAATTAATTTGTAGCATTTAGCTAAAAAGTAGTTACCTTGCTCTGTAGTTGCTCGATTTGCTCCTTAAATAGTTGAGTctgttgaaataaataaataaagaccaACAATTTAACAATGAGCAATGATatatgtatactaaaatcagccactaaaatcagtcaccagtataaaatatatgttgaaatataaatacacattaaaaataatttaattcacacatgtatttatacacaaatatattaatgGCGGATTTTAATGGCTGATTTTgatgtacaaatagtatttttgtttaAGAATATATAAAGATATTAGCATTTTTTATTCTGTTATCTCATCATAACTGAATTTGCTCATTTACCTTTCTCACACGGATGCATTGCAAACTTGTATGGAGCTTGTCCTCCATTTGTTGGATTTCATCAAAAGAAGAAGAACTCAAGCAGTGTCCCAGCATCTTCCTAACACATTCAAGCAATAACTAACAAAACAACTCCAAGTTTAATTTATCCTctaatttttaaaactcaaatagATTCATCTTCTTTACAAATGTCGATTGTATTAttatttagagtaaagtatcgtttttgtcttcagcgtttggggtaaatcctatttgtgtccctaacgtttaaatcgtcctatttgtatccctaatgtTTGAAAAAATGATTTAATGTTATCCTgccatcaattacacatcataaACGCTTTAGtctgagttttaaaaatctcttcttgaagttataATACAAAtctctgggatagaatcgatgatctactccgaaaaataactcatcaaatgttgaaactaattcctacaacatttacataattcacttttctagggatataattgaatctaaacacaaatagtgggtataatattaaaatcgagcACATTCAAGTGAGacttaattgagaatgaatacatcaaagtgagaataattgaaaaatataatctgatttgttagtataattgatagtaggataacattgaatcacttttataaacattAAAGATACAAATAGGATaatttaaacgttaggaacataaatagaacttaccccaaactttggggacaaaaacgatactctATTATCTAAAAGTAGTAAGAGAACAAATTTAAAAAGAACAAACAAAGCGACATCATTTAGTATTTCATCGTAGAGATTGTAAGCAAGAATTAATTTAGCTTTTGTCTCTATTAAAATGTTTAATTCAATTTATAAAATTACAGaatataatttcaaaaataaattgaataaaaaaaatctattttgtaGATTAAATTACACATTTTGAAAAGCTAATTATAATAGGACAAAATAGTAGAAGTGACCTTCTAGACAGTTCAAGAATCTCAATTTTTTCTTCCATGCTTGCGGAGTCAAACTTGAGTTTCTGCACGCAAAATAGTAGAAAGATCTAGTGACTAGCTAGTAATGTATAAATTTTACTATATAATTAAGAGAAACTCGACTCTAAAagagaacataaaaaaaaaaaggtttcaacatacaataaataaataaataattcaaattccaagatTTATCATTTGTAACGTTAAACAAAGACATAAAAACATTGCGCAGACATATATAAGTACTAATGTTTGGtgactaataataataaatgattTTCATCCTTAGAAGTTAGCACATGTCATCATTAGAAAGTAAAAGTAACAATTTTTCCATTACTATTTTGATCCAAACCTGGATATAATCCTCTCTTAACTTGTTGTGTGGAAACTCTCCGGTATATTCCTGGTAGCGTTCCAATATCTTTGAAATGCTGAAGTATAATTAAGAAACAATAATATATACTATGTGAGAATTTAAAATCATATATTTCACATCAGTTAGTTGAAACATATAGCTTTATGGATATAGACTTTAGAGGTTGTAGATTTCCTTAATCATTACTTGGTTAAGGAAATGGAGGAAATTAAGGACTTCAATATCTTCAAATTATTATttcaagaatttaattttaatatagtaATAACGTTCTAAGAGAGTCTTATACATTATTTATTAAATCATGTATTATTACATTACTCTAAACAATTATTTTCACAATTATTCTAAAATAATcattaaaaaatacaaatataacTGAGCGATCCTGTAAAATAGTATATTAAAGTGGCAACTAAGATTGATGATACAATCAAATAATATATAGATAATTATTGTACGTAGGATAAGTCTTTTAATTAGCCACCAGATAATACTATCTCAAAGGGCGGGGTGGATCCTTTAGTGACTATGAGTGTGTACAAAGATGAGAAATTAAAGATTATCAAAATAATNNNNNNNNNNNNNNNNNNNNNNNNNNNNNNNNNNNNNNNNNNNNNNNNNNNNNNNNNNNNNNNNNNNNNNNNNNNNNNNNNNNNNNNNNNNNNNNNNNNNNNNNNNNNNNNNNNNNNNNNNNNNNNNNNNNNNNNNNNNNNNNNNNNNNNNNNNNNNNNNNNNNNNNNNNNNNNNNNNNNNNNNNNNNNNNNNNNNNNNNNNNNNNNNNNNNNNNNNNNNNNNNNNNNNNNNNNNNNNNNNNNNNNNNNNNNNNNNNNNNNNNNNNNNNNNNNNNNNNNNNNNNNNNNNNNNNNNNNNNNNNNNNGGGTTCGAGTCacctatctttagtaaaaaaaaaaaaaaaacaatagaaGTAGATAAGAGcgattaattaataattacagaAATTAAAGTACAGATACAGTTGTATGATGAGTCCATATGAGAATTGAGAGTaaggaaaattaaagtaaaataggTTGAAGGATGAAGAATTACTGAGAAGAAGTTGATGAGAACTCAAATAAGGTTCCCTTTTGGGAGAATATTATGACACCAACTTGTGCATCACAGAGAACAGATAACTCATGAGCTTTCTTTAAAAGACCATTTCTGCGCTTTGAAAACGTCACTTTTCGGTTACATTCATTCTCTATTCTCTTCATCTCAGTCTTTCCCCTCACCATCTCGATCCAGATCCTCCTGCACCAACAAATTACCCTTCATTATTCTTCTCAAGCCCTAGCTATTTATAGCTACATAGATCAACATACATGAGTACGgaacaaaaatattatatttattacgAGAAAGTaacatatattatattattaaagaaaagcaattaaagcaaaaaacaaattaaagaaaatgaacaaaagttgaggttttatatatatatatccacgaACTCCAAATGGATCTTACAATAGCTAGCTAGTAAGTACTGTGTAGAAGATCAGAAGGTAGATCAAAGAGATGAGGAAGTGAGGgtgaaagaatgaaagaaagaaaggtaTTTGAGCTGAAACCCTAACTCTAGCTTGCTTTGTGGAGATTCTTCAACTGTCGTTGGAAACTTATTCCTGTTAATTTTGAGCCACAAACACATGTTTAGTTTTCTTCCTTTACCTTCTGGATTCTGGGTACGAACACTACTTTAGTTTCCTTattccttttctatttttgtcGTACCCCAAAAAAGTAACACCAAATTCTGCCAAAAGAATATATATTGCATTTTAGAGGAGCTTATTCAATTTTAAGTAACTTATACTTTTTAatttacaaatatttttaaattatttttaatatttactcgtcatttcatttaattttattctagCATTTAAAGTATTTTtgactaaaaaattaaaataagaaaaaataaaatattttaaatattagatactaaaatgatatttatttttttaataaattagtgAAAACATGTTTCGTAGTGTTGGACGAGTGTTTTATTGGGCTGCTTAGGACCAAATACAAATTGGGCCAAACCAAGACCAAAAAAATATTTGGGCCACATGAGCCCAGAGTCACAGACAGCATAGAAAGATAGAAGACAGAAGACAGAAACATTGGCGTTCGATACTTCGATGAAGAGAAAAATGGGAGACAGCAAGGAGACGGATTCTAAGAAACCTTCGTCAAATTGGCCTCCCATCAAACCCAAAAAGAATCTTCAGATTACCCGCTTCCGAGATTTTGATCTCTTCACGGTTACAAATTccatccttctctttctttctaatTCATTTGCAGCTCTTGTTTGATTCGGTTTTTATGAAACATTAATCATGGGAATGCCAATTCATGTGTTAGCACTTGCCCACTTTCTCTCTTGATTTGTTTTCGTTAAAAGTTGCAAATTTTGGCTTGGTTATGCTTAATGCATCACTTCTACAACTACAATCTTATATCAGAATTGGGATGAAAAGAAAAATCAGTCCTTTTGCCACTTTATTGGCTTGTGCTAGCTTCCATCATATTATACTTAGTTTACCCCCTTGTCTTTTTACTACCTTCGGATTATTGATGATTGCTTCATATTTAGCTGAAATTTTAAACTGAGTCTTATTAACTATTCTTAGAGGAACCTCGTTTATACTCTGTGACTGTTTATCTCTGTGTTTTTTTAAGTATAGAAGGGCTAAGAGCTGTAAATTACTAAATTCTATAATTAAGAATCCAGGTCCAGAATTTTGAGTATTGCTTTACATTGTTCTCAAAGTAACAAATTGAACAGTGTCAGAATAAGTTTTAGGCCATCTTTTTTGAATTGTGTCCATTGCTTGTTTACATTGCTCTCATTGTAATGCTTATTGTAATAGTTTTTTTGGTTTAAGAATTCAGGTCCAGAATTTTTTCTCCTCTGCTGAATCGAAGGCATTCGTTAAAGCTGCGGAGGCAATTGGTTTTGCTCATCAAGGGAGTTTGGGTCCAACCAAAGGTGAAGCTTATAGAGATAATGATCGAATCTCAGTGAATGATCCTGTCCTTGCAGATACAATTTGGGACTCTGGACTTAGCAAATTGTTTTCTGACCTAAGAATACGAGGGAAGGTCGCCATAGGCCTTAATCCAAATATTAGATTCTACCGGTTAGTGTCTTCTACTGTTTTCCTATGGCTTGGACACAAATGTTGCTAGCATAGATGTTTGTATTAGTCTAGAGGATGTTTTTCTTGCTTCTTGGGGCATGGTATTTTCATTCATACCATCTTCATGAAATGGATAACTCGTGTGACTTCAAATTTGGTTATTAGAAAAAATATAGACACTCTAAATGCATGCCTTCACTGATGAACATGCACTTCTGTATTTCAGGTACAAGGTTGGTCAACGTTTTGGTCGACATATTGATGAAAGTGTTGATCTTGGAGATGGGAAACGCACTCATTATACTTTGCTAGTGTATTTAAGTGGTGGACCTGGTGACCTTAAGCCAAAGTCTAAAAATAATTCCAGCAACCCCACAGATTCTTCTGTTGATCCTTTAGTTGGAGGAGAAACAGTCTTCTATGGTTCAAGAAATAGCATTGTAGCCGAGGTAAATTACTGATTTTATTTTAGTGCAATGAGTTGAGAATATTTGGTTTTCACTAAAATAAGTTTGAGTTTTAGGTTGATTTTCTACCAGCTGCTTATTTTGAATATGGTTACAAGCTTTTGGTGTTGATACAATATCAATTTTGAAGGTGTCTCCTACTGAAGGGATGGCACTCCTGCATATTCATGGAGATAAATGCTTATTGCATGAAGCCAGAAATGTCACTAAGGGGGTCAAATATGTGTTTCGGTCAGATGTAGTATTTGCTTAAACACAACGGTTTCCCTTGTAACAATTAATCTGGTGTATTCTTTTCTTATAGTCTTTCTTTTGGTTAACTCACCACACACAAAAATGTTGTATCATGTTGATGTTCAATGTTGGCAAGTCATTATGTATGGAAACTTATGGTAATTCTTTCATATTTGAAATTCCACGAAAATTAACTTCAAGAATGCTTGCACAGATGAAGGATgttttcttcttccattttcttttggtCCATTCATACAATAGGTAATATATGTATACTCACATTTATTTGAGTAAGGGTAGTTACAAGATCATAATGACAATACTGTAAATATCAAAAGAGGTGGCAAaggattgaaaataaaataaaatgatgaGAATTGATCTCGAATCTCTCTTTCTTAGTTCTTGAACCTGCACTTAAGTCGCACTTCTCCATCTCCAGAACCTCTTGCATTTCCAAGTTTCAGCATCGAAGTTGCAAACTCTTTGAAGAACAAACTCTGGTCTCTGGCAAATGCTTCAACAATCCATCTAGTCCTGGAATCATCAACCAGTGATTGGTCGGAAGAGAACACACCTTTTCCTGCCAACAGTTGTCTGAAATAATCATTATCAAAAACCGAAGCTGTTGAGTCCAAGAACTGCCCTGCATCACCATTGTTGTTTGGCTTTGGGCACTGCTTTCTTAGGCCTACTGCAAACTCGGTGTTCATGCGTGGATCAATGTCATGCACTGAACTAAAATTGCGAAGGCGAGCTACAAAGGAAGAACAATGTGAGAAGCCTAGGGTGTGGCCACCAGATAAAGTCACCATGTCTTTCACTCCTAAACCTCTCTTAGCAAAGCTTTGAATGAGTTGGCTGACATTGAAGAATGGTGCAGGTAAGT from Arachis ipaensis cultivar K30076 chromosome B09, Araip1.1, whole genome shotgun sequence includes these protein-coding regions:
- the LOC107619674 gene encoding MADS-box protein AGL42-like isoform X1, giving the protein MCLWLKINRNKFPTTVEESPQSKLERIWIEMVRGKTEMKRIENECNRKVTFSKRRNGLLKKAHELSVLCDAQVGVIIFSQKGTLFEFSSTSSHISKILERYQEYTGEFPHNKLREDYIQKLKFDSASMEEKIEILELSRRKMLGHCLSSSSFDEIQQMEDKLHTSLQCIRVRKTQLFKEQIEQLQSKERNLLKENARLSAMCMEKPSKHREEEATETTHHTLEVETDLFIGLPKQCADHNQIYT
- the LOC107619674 gene encoding MADS-box protein SOC1-like isoform X3, with product MCLWLKINRNKFPTTVEESPQSKLERIWIEMVRGKTEMKRIENECNRKVTFSKRRNGLLKKAHELSVLCDAQVGVIIFSQKGTLFEFSSTSSHISKILERYQEYTGEFPHNKLREDYIQKLKFDSASMEEKIEILELSRRKMLGHCLSSSSFDEIQQMEDKLHTSLQCIRVRKTQLFKEQIEQLQSKERNLLKENARLSAMGLLDPIYRWDSHF
- the LOC107617521 gene encoding uncharacterized protein LOC107617521 isoform X1 yields the protein MKRKMGDSKETDSKKPSSNWPPIKPKKNLQITRFRDFDLFTVQNFFSSAESKAFVKAAEAIGFAHQGSLGPTKGEAYRDNDRISVNDPVLADTIWDSGLSKLFSDLRIRGKVAIGLNPNIRFYRYKVGQRFGRHIDESVDLGDGKRTHYTLLVYLSGGPGDLKPKSKNNSSNPTDSSVDPLVGGETVFYGSRNSIVAEVSPTEGMALLHIHGDKCLLHEARNVTKGVKYVFRSDVVFA
- the LOC107617521 gene encoding uncharacterized protein LOC107617521 isoform X2, whose amino-acid sequence is MKRKMGDSKETDSKKPSSNWPPIKPKKNLQITRFRDFDLFTVQNFFSSAESKAFVKAAEAIGFAHQGSLGPTKGEAYRDNDRISVNDPVLADTIWDSGLSKLFSDLRIRGKVAIGLNPNIRFYRYKVGQRFGRHIDESVDLGDGKRTHYTLLVYLSGGPGDLKPKSKNNSSNPTDSSVDPLVGGETVFYGSRNSIVAEVDFLPAAYFEYGYKLLVLIQYQF
- the LOC107619674 gene encoding MADS-box protein AGL42-like isoform X2, coding for MVRGKTEMKRIENECNRKVTFSKRRNGLLKKAHELSVLCDAQVGVIIFSQKGTLFEFSSTSSHISKILERYQEYTGEFPHNKLREDYIQKLKFDSASMEEKIEILELSRRKMLGHCLSSSSFDEIQQMEDKLHTSLQCIRVRKTQLFKEQIEQLQSKERNLLKENARLSAMCMEKPSKHREEEATETTHHTLEVETDLFIGLPKQCADHNQIYT